CGTGAAGGAGCAGTTCAAGCCACTGAGACGGGGGATTAAGCGGTTCACTTTTATCGATATGGCCGGGATCTACCGTCAATTGTTCAGCGATGAAGCGGCTTACAGGGAGATGACAAGGGGGGCGGCAGTGCCGGAGCATTGGCCGGAGATTTGTGCACAGACCCGGGAGAAGCTCGACGGCAAGGCACTGTTGTATGAGGATGCGACTCCGTATCTGTATCTCAAAGAGCTGATTGAAGGCACCCGGACGAATACGCAGGTGCGGCATATTTTCGTAGATGAGGGCCAGGATTATTCCATGTTCCAGTACGAGTTCCTCAAAAAGCTGTTCCCCCGCGCCCGCATGACTGTGCTGGGAGACTTCGGGCAGGCCATCTTCACGCAGGCGACGAATCTGTATGGTGACGGCTCGCCGCTGCTGCATCTTTACGGGGAAGAAGAGACCCGCCAGTTCCTGCTGGTCCGCAGCTACCGCTCGACCTATGAGATTGTGGAGTTCACCAAGCGGCTGCTGCCCGGGGGCGAGGCGATTGTGCCTTTTGAGCGTAGAGGCCGGAAGCCGGTCCTGGCTAAGCTTGCGGACGATGAGCGTAAGGCGGAACGCATCGTGAAAAACCTGGCGGAGCTTCAGGCGGAGGGCTATGGTTCCATTGCGGTAATTACGAAGACGGCTGCCGGAAGCAGGGAGGCTTATGAGCGCTTAAGCGCTGTGGGCGGGACGGAAATGTTGCGGCTGGTTACGAAGGATACGCCAACGTTTGCCCAGGGAATACAGGTGATTCCCGCTTATCTGGCCAAAGGCGTCGAATTCGACGCTGTGCTGATCTATGATGCATCCCCGCAGGCGTACCGGAGGGAGAGCGAGCGGAAGCTTTTTTATACGGCGTGTACACGGGCTATGCACCGGCTGCAATTGTATACGGCAGGGGAATGGACGCCATTCGTTGAGGGGATTGACCGGGAGCTGTGTGAATGGGTGGAGGAATGAGGGGTTAGCTATGATGTTAATTTCCAATCACTTGAGCAAGTATAGAGAGACGATTCTGGGACTCACGCAGGAAGCCCTGCGGTCCAGGGAGGAGGTGCTGTCCAGCAATCTGCTGATGGCCCGGAGCGGGGAGCAGGAGATGTTCTACGCACCGCATAACGAGGTGGTTAATCCGGCGGCGAAGGTGGTCATTATTGGAATTACACCCGGATGGACGCAGATGAGCATCGCACTGGAGGCTGCGCGCAAAGGGCTTCAGGCAGGGCTGACCGATGAGACGGTGTGCTGGCAGGCCAAGGAGGCGGCAGGCTTCGCGGGAACGATGAGAGCCCATCTGATCGCTATGCTGGATGCGCTTGAACTGCATCATTACCTGGGCATCGGGACATGCGCAGACCTGTTCGGGGAATGCCGGGAATGGCTGAATACGACGTCGCTGCTGCGGTTTCCTGTGTTTAGCGGGGGAAGGAATTATAACGGGAGTCATCCTGATTTGCCTGCTCATCCTTTTCTGGACCAGACGGCCCTAAGCCTGCTGCAAGCAGAACTCAGTCTGATGAACCGGCCGCTGCTGATCCCTCTTGGCAGAAAAGTAGAGCAGGTGCTTCAGCGGCTGGCGGCGGACGGACTATTGGATGGGGAACGCTGTCTGTGGGGCTTCCCTCATCCTTCCGGTGCTAACGGACACAGACTTGTTCAGTTCGCCCGCCATAAGGAAGGGATGCGGAAGCAGATACAGGCCTTGGCGGGCAGAGGTTGACATCCCTCTATAGTTACACTAAACTGTAACTAATACAGTTGACTGTAATATAAGATCGTGAGGAAGGAGAGTCAGTCCTATGAATACCTACACCGCGAAGCAAGTGGCGGAGGTCCTGCAGCTTGAAGATCCGCAGATGAACCTGCGGACCGTCAGATACTACACGCAGATCGGGGTGCTGCCGCCGCTTGAGCTGGCCGGGAACAAAAGGGTCTACACCGACAACCATCTGCATTATCTGCGCGCAATTCTGGTCTTGTCCAAGAGCGGGGAGACGCTGGCCTCAGCCCAGGAGAAGTTAGCGGGGCTGCCGCTGGAGGAAGTGATTAAGATCGGGGATAATCTGCGGCTGTTCCAGCCGGATCAGCTCCTGCATAATGAGACGCATGTGGTCAGTGAGGATGTGGTGTTGTCGGTGAGTTCAAGGATTTCCCCGGCACTGAAAGAGAAAATGATCGCGGCCGTCACCCGGTTGCTTCAAGAGGAGGGGCAGAAATGATTCAGGTCCGTTATGCCAAATCGCTGCTGGAGAATGAAGAGGGGATCAATGTTCTCTGGATTCAGCTTGCCCCGCTGCCTCATGCCCGGAAGGCCCGTATGCAGCTTCATTTGCCGCCAGGCATTCACCGTTCGCGTAATCTGAATGATGTTGAGGAGGACAGCTCCGGCATAATATCATTACCTGAGCCGCAGGCTCCGGCCGATCTGTTCATTGAAATTTACACCCGTGAGCCTATCGCTTGCGGAATGTACAATGTTACCATTGAATTATCTTACACGGACGAAGCCGGTGCAGCTACCAGCGTGAAGCATGGTATGCAGCTTAAGGTCGTGTCTGAAGAGGAGGCAGAGGAGCTTGTGACTGACCCGGAGGTGGTGCGCAGAGTGAAAGAGCTGCACCGGCGGGCAGACACGCTCACACCGGAGTCATACATCGAATACCCGCCTGCGAAGCTGATCCGGCTGGACGCCAGCCAGGTTTCAGAGTGGGAGAAGAAGTACCGTGTGGACGGGGTTATGGATATGTAATCGTCTATGGCACAAATAACTTAATTTGTTCCCGGTATAGGATGGAGCTGCACTCCCGGGTATGATGAAGCTATCCCGCAAGGAAAGGGAGATGTTGAAACAAGAGAGGGATGTGAACGAATGAGTACCTCATTGCCATTATTTATTATCACCGGGGCCAGCGGCGTAGGGAAGACAACGGTGATGCATGAGCTTCGGAAGCAAATGCCTGAATTTGTAGTATTTAGTACGGATGACGATAATTTCGGGACAACGGGCCGGAAGCTGGAGTATCAGGACCGGTATAATGTGCTGCTGCATTGTGCGCGTGCGGTTGCGCTATCGGGAAGAGGGACGATTATATGCGGGACGATGATGCCCTGGGACGCCAAGAAATGCGATGTGTACGATGCCTTCAGTGAAGTGCACTTTATTAACCTGCATTGTGACGATGCCACCCGAAATGCCCGCCTGCGGGGCCGGGAGGATGCAGCGACCTGGACAGAGGAGATGCTCAGGCAGCATGAGGAATTCGCGCAGTGGCTGCTGGAGCATGCCGATACGGACTATGACCCGCCAATGCCTACGTATGACTCAACCTCTACACCTCCGGCCCGTCTGGCGGAGCAGATTAAGGAATATATCGGTTCTAAATGGAAGCAGGGAGCGGGAATTGTCACAAGTAGGTGATTGTATTTCCTGCAATAGAAAATGATTTACTGACCGTAAAATGAGAATCTACTGTATTTCATACAGTAGAATGTTGGGTTTTGGGTGAAAACGGGCCTTTATTCAACATTCCATTGTACGGAATACAGTAGATTCTATTTCGCAGTCTTTTTTACAGCAATCCATTGTACAAAATGCAGTTACTCTGGTTCCAGCGCCTATAGCATGCGAATGACTGCTGTAAAAATTAGTCGACTGTTAGTCCTCTCACCGCCCGTTGCCCCAAGCCCCGCTTAAGGCTCCATACTGCTCCACAGCGCCTGGAATGCGCCGGGTTCAACCTCGAAGAATACCGGCGCATTGCCGTAGCGCACAAGTCCCCGGCCAAACAGAGTCAGCTCTACCCGGGCCTTGTCATTCAACTGGAGATAGAGTATTTTGCGGTCTTCATTATCGTAGATTCCCTGCGCCATGAGCGTGTCTGCGGCCAGCGGCTTGGCGGCGTTCAGCGCGCTCAGGAAGCTGTCCAGCGCTGCGCCTTCCGGCAGCGGCAGGTATTGCTGCTTGCCGTTGTTCCAGCTGTCGAAGCTCTCCCATTGGGCGGAGGCAACACGGCCTTCCAGGTTCAGCTTGCCGATCAGATCGGCCCCGCTGTTCACGGTAATTCCGTTCGTATGCTCGTACAGCTCCGCGAACACCTGGCCGTCCATCTCAGTGTAGGACATGATCAGGAAGCCGGAATCATATCCTTTGACCGCATAAATATCTGTCTCGCCGATGTTCGAGGCCAGCTCGGTATAGGCATCCTTGCCGCTCCATTCATCAATCCCGCTGGTCGTGCGGCCCAGCTTATCACCGCGCAGGGCGGCGGCATCGGCTGCTTCGATCCGGGTCGCTGCTTGCGTATAGACATTGCCCTGGTAGACGACCAGCCCGATCATATCTGCCTGCACGCCGGGTTTCTTATCCGGCAGCTTAATCTTGGGAATGACGACTCCGGCGGCATTGCCCGCAGACGGTGTGCCCGGATCAACCTGGGCCACTTGATTCGGTGAACCTGTTCCGTTCAACTGCTTCATTACACTGGGGCCGGCCAGGCCGATCCCGGCGGCGACCAGTACGCTTGCTACGATATAGATTATTTTACGCGGACGGCGCTTCTGCTGCATTTTATCGGCTAATCCTTGCTTCATCTCATGACTTGCACTCATGGTATCCACCACTTTCTTGTATTGTGTGCGAAACTCTTCTTCCTTCACTCTGAATCCGCTCCTTCCAGCTCCAGTCTTAACAGCTGCCGTCCCCGCTGAAGTCTCATCTTCACAGCCGACTCGCTGATCTGCAGAATGCTGCTGATCTCCTGGACAGGATAATCCTCGTAATAATACAGATGAATCACAGTCTTAACCTTCAACGGCAATGCCATCACCAGCTGCAAAATAGCCAAAGCTTCAGGGTTATCGTCTGCCGTCACCGGCTCCGCGCCATCCAGCTTGACCTCGCGCCTGCGCCAGCCTCTGCCCAGCAGATTCTTGCAATGGTTGGTGATCACGCGGATCAGCCAGGCCTTCTGGTGTTCGTCATCCTTGAATACAGGCCCCTTCTCCATCAGCTTGATGAAGGTATCCTGCGTAGCCTCCTCAGCATCCTGGCGGCTGCCCAGATGAACCAGGGCAATTCGGTACAGCATATCTGCGTATTTTTCATAGCTTCTCATCACATGATGGCCCGGCCGGGTCATGGGTTGCTGCATGAGGTTATGCCCTCCTTTACCTATAACACCCCTTAGGACGGCTTTTGGTCACATTATGTTTCCGGCAATCTTGCGCTTGCATCCAAAAGAGGGGGCAGAGAAGTCCTGAGACTTCCCTGCCCCCTCTGTTAGAGGCTGTATGAACGGCTGCCGGTCCGGCCGCTTGATTAATCGGGGGTTCCCTGGGTTACCCCGTGCACATAGGTCTGCCAGGGCGTATCCAGCGCCCCTTGACCCGGATTATAAGTGAAGAAATATTCCACGGTATCGCCTTGCTGCACATTATTTACTGCGTAGGTATAATTGCCGTTGCCCGCAGAGGTCATGGCCACATTCAGCTGGCCGTCGCCATTGATCTTGTAATGCAGATCCGCGAAGGTAGCACCGTTCACATAGAAAAGCAGGTTATTGCCTGTTTTCTTCAAGCCGCGGACCTGATCGCCAATCACGACGGTTGCCGGCGGCGGGGAGACTACAGTGATGGTGCTGCTGGAGGTTTTGCTGCCATCTGCAGTGGTTGCTGTAACAGTAGTTGTGCCTGTGGCCAGTCCGGTGACGAGACCACTCTGGCTAACTGAGGCGGTGCTGCTGTTCGCCACGCTCCAGGTTACCTGCTTGTTGGAGGCATTGGACGGCGACACGTTAGCCGTTAACTGGACGCTCTGTCCAACCTGTACCTCAGAGGCTGATGGAGTAACAGCAACACCACTGACCGGAACGCTGCCCGGATTGCCCGGATTTCCGCCGCTGCCGTTGCCTTCCTTATACACCCGTACATAATCGACCAGCATCGTTGCCGGAATGTCGGATGGATCAGGGGTGAGCCCGCCGTCGAAGTGTCCGCCCACTGCCAGGTTCATAATGAGGTAGAAGGGCTTGTCGAAGGGAGCATTCGGATTATTAGGTGCTGCTACGGAATACCACTGCTCTCTGTTAACCTTGAAAAAGAACTTGCCGTCCACATACCACTTCACGTTATCCTCTTCCCAGACCATGGAATAGACGTGATAGTCATTCGAGAAGGTCTGCCCTTGCGGGAAATGATACTCACCGGCAATGTACTTATTCACCGGCCATTGTCCGCCGAAGTGAACCGCGCCGCTGGTGGTGCCGGGCAGCCGTCCCTTGGCTTCCATGATGTCAATCTCGCCGGATGCCGCCCAGGCTCCATAAGCCGCATCCTGCGGAAGCATCCACAGCGCGGGCCAGATGCCGTTGCCTGTCGGCAGCTTGGCGCGGATGTCCACCCGGCCGTATTGGAAGGACAGATGGTCTTTGGTGTTGATTTTGCCGGAGGAGTATTGTGCATAGCGGTCCGGGTCCTGCGGGAAGGACTTCGGATCGTTCTTGGCTCTGATGTTCAGCTGGCCATTCTGCACAAAAACATTCTCCGTACTGTTCGTATAATGCTGCAGCTCGTTATTCCCCCAGCCCCAGCTGTTAGGGTCATTAGAAATATAGTAGCCCTGCTCGTAATTCCACTTGCTGGTATCCAGCGTTGTTCCGCTGAACTCATCCTGCCAGATCAGGTTCATGCCCGCTA
This region of Paenibacillus sp. FSL K6-1096 genomic DNA includes:
- a CDS encoding MerR family transcriptional regulator; protein product: MNTYTAKQVAEVLQLEDPQMNLRTVRYYTQIGVLPPLELAGNKRVYTDNHLHYLRAILVLSKSGETLASAQEKLAGLPLEEVIKIGDNLRLFQPDQLLHNETHVVSEDVVLSVSSRISPALKEKMIAAVTRLLQEEGQK
- a CDS encoding AAA family ATPase, producing the protein MSTSLPLFIITGASGVGKTTVMHELRKQMPEFVVFSTDDDNFGTTGRKLEYQDRYNVLLHCARAVALSGRGTIICGTMMPWDAKKCDVYDAFSEVHFINLHCDDATRNARLRGREDAATWTEEMLRQHEEFAQWLLEHADTDYDPPMPTYDSTSTPPARLAEQIKEYIGSKWKQGAGIVTSR
- a CDS encoding RNA polymerase sigma factor, which encodes MQQPMTRPGHHVMRSYEKYADMLYRIALVHLGSRQDAEEATQDTFIKLMEKGPVFKDDEHQKAWLIRVITNHCKNLLGRGWRRREVKLDGAEPVTADDNPEALAILQLVMALPLKVKTVIHLYYYEDYPVQEISSILQISESAVKMRLQRGRQLLRLELEGADSE
- a CDS encoding family 16 glycosylhydrolase codes for the protein MKRLYVTPTPPGFKQKVLSLLLVLLLLSGIGQLPASGIPKAEAAGVTVSSMAYFSAADGPVISKSGVGQASYGFVMPVFNGGAAAWSDVSDDVGVKVKVSGNWVDIDSVSGFVYNQNWGHWSDGGQNGYWFTLSATTEIQLYSKANSGVMLNYTLAFQNLNKTTITAMTPTQGPQITAGFTGGAGFTYPTFNNDPALTYEAVADDLKVYVKPVNSSTWIDIDNNAASGWIYDSNFGQFTEGGGGYWFTITESINVKLESKTSSASLIYTLTFNQPVRNSYVLTAYEGTAFTADNNGSIGFPLPKIDGGAPIGSELGKYVYQIKIGGQWVDLSNSAQSGFVYAGNGYNNMSAANQWGYWADYVYGLWFQPIQENMELRIGYPLNGQQGGNIGSNYVYYTFTGNPNAPRPDESDQEDIELGTPSDPAVAGMNLIWQDEFSGTTLDTSKWNYEQGYYISNDPNSWGWGNNELQHYTNSTENVFVQNGQLNIRAKNDPKSFPQDPDRYAQYSSGKINTKDHLSFQYGRVDIRAKLPTGNGIWPALWMLPQDAAYGAWAASGEIDIMEAKGRLPGTTSGAVHFGGQWPVNKYIAGEYHFPQGQTFSNDYHVYSMVWEEDNVKWYVDGKFFFKVNREQWYSVAAPNNPNAPFDKPFYLIMNLAVGGHFDGGLTPDPSDIPATMLVDYVRVYKEGNGSGGNPGNPGSVPVSGVAVTPSASEVQVGQSVQLTANVSPSNASNKQVTWSVANSSTASVSQSGLVTGLATGTTTVTATTADGSKTSSSTITVVSPPPATVVIGDQVRGLKKTGNNLLFYVNGATFADLHYKINGDGQLNVAMTSAGNGNYTYAVNNVQQGDTVEYFFTYNPGQGALDTPWQTYVHGVTQGTPD